In Clostridium ljungdahlii DSM 13528, the genomic window ATATTCCTATCTTTTTCGTAACTTTTAAAATTTGATTTTCTTCTTCATCTGTAAATATTCCACCAAAATTTATATTTAAATCTAAAACACCCTTTTCTTCTGCATACTTTGTTATATGTGAAAGTACCGTAGATACAGTAATTTGCCTGTCTTTTGCTATTTGTTCAAGGTCTTTGTGCTCTTTAATCATCTCTGCCGTTATTTCATGAGTTTTTAGTTTTAAATTTTTGCCTTCTTTGACATTTTTATCGTTTTTTAACTCATTTTTAAAAATCCACTGTGGTTTAATTTTACTTTCATCCATGTAGTTTTTTATAGCTTCTAAAAATCTTTCACCATATTTTTTTAATTTCAATTGACCTACACCAGATACATCCATCATCTGCTCAAAATTTATAGGACACCTGCTGCTAAGTTCCTTTAACGTAGTATCCGGGAATATCAAATAAGGAGGTATGGATTCCTCTCCTGCTATTTCCCTCCTTAAAACTCTCAAAATTTCAAATAGATCATTATTTAAAGTAATCTTTTTAGCCTTAACAATTTCCTTTAAGGTTACTTTTTCTTCTCCCTTTAGAACCTTTATGGATCTAGGATTCAATATCACAGTAGGATATTCTCCTTCTTTTAATGAAATGTACCCATGAGCTATAAGTGTATTTATGAAATTTGAAAGTTCTTCCTTTGAATAATTTTTCATTATTCCATGAGTAGACAACTTATCAAATCCGTACTGAATCACTTTTCTCTGTGAGGAACCTCTAAGTACATCTACTATCATATTTACTCCAAATTCTCTTTTCATTCTATATATACAGGAAAGTACTTTTTGGCAATCTATAGTTTTATCTACATATTCTCCTTCACTTACACAATTGCTGCAATTCCCACATTCTTCATAATCCACTTGTTCTCCAAAATAATTTAATATATACTTTCGTAAACATCCATTGTAATGTACAAAATCTATCATTTGTTGAAGTTTTTTATATTCATTTAATCTTCTTTCAGGAGATTGAATACTTGTTTCAATAAGATACTTTTGGGTAATAACATCCTGGGGAGCAAACATTAAAATGCAGTCGCTTTTCTCTCCATCACGACCAGCCCTGCCTATTTCTTGGTAATAGCTTTCTATGTTCTTAGGCATATTGTAATGAATAACATATCTTACATTTGACTTATCGATACCCATTCCAAATGCATTTGTCGCAACTATTACATTTACTCTGTCATATACGAAATCCTCTTGATTATTTTTTCTCTCTTTATCAGAAAGACCTGCATGATATCTAGCAACAGCTATATTATTTTCTTTAAGCCTTTCATATATGCTATCCACTTCTTTTCTAGTAGCTGCATATACTATGCCAGATTGTTCTTCATTAGTTTTTATGTATTTTAGCATATACCCTAATCTATTTCCAATTTTCAAACATCCAATTTTCAAATTTTCTCTATCAAAACCAGATATGAAAACCTCAGGTTTATTCAGCTTTATTTGATTTACAATATCTTCTCTAACCTCTTTAGTAGCCGTAGCTGTAAAAGCTGTAACTACGGGTCTTTTAGAAAAGCTTTCTATAAATTTCCATATATATGTATAGCTAGTTCTAAAATCATGTCCCCACTGGGAAACACAATGTGCTTCATCTACTGCTATTTGAGATACTTCTATGCTTTTTATAATCTGGCAGAATTCAGAAGACTCCAACCTTTCCGGTGCTACATACAGCATTTTTATATTTCCTGCAATTAAGCTTTCACATATATGCAAAATATCCTGGTGTGAAATAGAACTGTTTATATAAGCTGCCCCTATACCTAAATCCTTTATGTTATCTACTTGATCTTTCATAAGTGAAATAAGTGGAGATATTACAACTGTTACCCCCTTAAATAACACTGCTGGTATCTGATAACATATGGATTTACCTCCTCCAGTGGGCATTACAGCTAGCGTATCCTTCCCCTTTAGTATACTTTCAATTACCTTTCCTTGATCCTTCCTAAAGTCACTATACCCATAATATTTATGTAGAATTTCCAAAGCACTACTAAGCAATGATTTCACCCCTGTAACATAATCTATTTTTATTATAGCATAGAGATATTATAATATCCTGATTTGCACTTTTAAAAAATAAGCATCCTTCCTCACTACAACTGCACTGTACTTGTAATTAGTAACTATATGTTCTATAGAATCATAGTATTTTTTATCTATAGAGTATACAACCTGTTGATTTTTATCTATCAGACTGTAGGCACCCTGTTCCTTCTTTATATATAAATTATCCCACTCTTCAATTTCTACTGCACTTTTAGGGATATCAAATAGTATACCCCTTGATTTCAATATTTGCAAAAGATAGGAATAAACTTCATCATAGGATTTTTCCTTTGCAATAAGTTTCTCCTTAATAGCTGAAAGTTTATCTAATTTTTCTTCTTCCTTCTTTAATTGAATCTCTAATTTTTCTTTTTTTGTTCCTAAATCTTGAACTCTATTTTGTTTATTTTCAGTATAGTTTTTTATAAATTTATGCAGCATATTCTCATTTTCATTCACAAATATTCCTCTTTTCACACTTGTTAATATATAGCTGTTGCACTGTAAATCATAATTATATAAAATTATTATAGAGGTGTCTAAAATGGATAAAGTATATACCTTAATATTAAAGTATATAAAAAAAATTAAAAAGTCAATTATTTTTGGTATGCAAAATTTGAATTTGTTTTTTGATAAGAAAAAAACTATTGATACTGCATATAAACCTATGTTAGATGAAAAATTGAAGGAAGTAAAAGATTTAAAGGATAAATTAAATGTCATGCAAAATAATAATGCCTCTTTCGAAAAACAAATCAAACATTTAAGAGGCTCTATGATGAAAAAAGAAAAACTTATAAAAAATCTCCAGGACATTATATCCCAAAGGCAAAATTAATACTTGTATTCTATTATATCAAAATAAAGGAGAGACATACTTCCCTCCTTTATTTTAACAACCTTGGTATACCTTGCTATAAAAACTTATCCATTAACAAATAAATTTTGTTTAAAAGATCTTCCACAGAATGACGTCTGCTTCTTCCACATACTTTTGCATTTTCACCGCATAAAAGACATTTTCTCTCACTTACACCTAAGTCTGTCCTACTAATCTGCTTTCCAGCTTTAGTGAATACATCAAAATCAAATATTCTTCCAAGCTCATGGTTTTCTTCAATAGATACAGTAATTTTTTTTACACTAATCGCATCTGCATCTACATTTAAAAATGCCTCATCACCGGCAGCAGAACTATTTAACATTTTGTGAAGTATATCTATATTATTCTCTTTTAACTCTTCTTCCAGCAAGCAAATCCCCTTTTTATGAAGCTTAGCAAAGGATTCATTATTTTTTTCTGCTCCTGGTATATTTAATGTAAATGAAATTAGTGTGGTTTTAAATATATTCAATAATTCTTTTTGAATTTGTGCCCTTTTTTCTTTAGCTTTAAGTATTTCATCAAGGATATTGCTTGCATTTTTCATAATTATTACCTCACTATTTTACTTGCTTTATAACATCGATACTAATACATATTTAAAAGTTTTACAATCGTTTTTTTAATTATTTAAGTATTTATAGAATTTTAATACCATTTATACTTTAATTTCTAATGTAACATTCTCATTAAGAATATAGCCCATGTAACTGTAGCAGCTCCACCAAGTCTTGTTGCTACCTGTGCAAATGGCATAAGTTCAAGACGGTTTCCTGCAGTAAGTATTGCTACATCACCTGTACCACCCTGTCCACTGTTACATGAAGTTACCATAGCAGACTCTACTGGATTCATATTAAGCATTTTACCTACAAAGAATTCTACTACAACAACAGTAAGTACAGTACAGAATATAGTAACTAAACAAGCTGGATTTGTTATAACTGCTACAAGATTTTTCCATGGTGTCATAGCAACACCAACACCAAGCAATAATGGTACGGTTATACCTGTTACTGTAAATCTAAAAATAGCATGTCCGCCTTCTTCTATACTTTTGGGAATAATACCAAGTGCTTTTGATATTACAGCAGCAAGTAACATAACTATAGGAGCAGGAAGTCCAATTACAGAATTTATGTATACCCCAAATAGATAAAGTGTTAAAGCTAATATTCCAGCAACAATCATAGTAGAAAGTTCAACTGGTCCATCTTTCTTCTTCTTAGCATATTTTAATATATCATCATCGTCTGATTTAAGTAATTGTCCATTACCTGATAATTCAGGTCTCACCTCACCTATATTAATAATGGTATAAGCAATACTAATTGCTGTTGATAGCCATCCCAAAAGCATTACCTTTAACATATGAGATGTTTTAAAATAAATTGGACGGTTACCCAGTGAAGTGGTGAACTAAAAATTAACTTACTACTTATAAAATACTCTATCTTATATAGCTAATAGTTAATGCATGATGATGAAATAGATAATACTCGTTACCACAGCAGTTCCAACGCACACAGGCAATCCAACAAAGAATTCCTTGGAAAACATTGAATCTCGTTCTTTTTCCGGTGTAAATCCAAGTACCATAGCGCCTCCTGCAGAAAATGGAGAAATACCAGTAGCTAGTCCACCAATCGTCATGCATGTATACAGTAAAATAGGATTTAAGCCTGTAATATGTGAAACGGAAGCAATAATAGGGAAAAGCGCTGGGGCAACAACACCGACAAAGCTACCACCAAACATATTCAAGATTGCTGCCACAAGGCATAGTGCAATTGGCACTAAGAATACTGGGATACTGGTACCAACCCAGTTTGCAAGGAGTTTCACAGTTCCGGCTTTTACGGCAACTGCCACCAACATTCCCATGCCGGAAATCATAATCAATGTGTTCCAAGGCACTTTTGCAATGACACTTTTTTCATCACCGAGATGGAGAACAAAGGCTATAACGGTAAAGATAATTGCAATAAGTCCCACATCTACGCTTGAATTAATGAATGTAATAGAACCACTTGAAGGAACAACCAAGTGCAGTATTGGAGGTATAAGCAATATAATTACAAATATAAAAATTAGGATAAGATTTGTTTTTTGTTTTTTGTCAAATGGCTTAGATTTTTGTATGTCCATTGTTTCTAGTATTTCAATATTGCCACCTGATGCTTGTTTCCTTTTCTTGTTGGACAAATGCATCAATAGCATAATGATTAAACAAGTCATTACCAAATATACTACAAAAATACTGACAGAAGCAACAAACGCTAAATTACTTGAAAAACCCTCGCTTGTAATCAGATTCCTGTAAATAACACCGTTTAGACCAATCATAAAATTGGAACCAACCTGTCCACCACAATCAGCACACAAAGCACCTACGAGAGGATTGATTTTAATCTTTTTACAAGCAATAAGAGCTATAGGAGCCATAATAACCATTACAGTATAATAGCCTGCGCCAAGTGCGGCTATCAATACAGAAATAAAGAAAATAGCAATGGGGAACACCAGTGGAGCTGAACGGAAGCGATACAAAAGATTCCCCGCAAGCGTTCCCAATGTTCCATTTACGATAGCAAAACTAAAGAACAGTGAAATAGCCAAAATGACAAAGAAAATTGACATCGGCCACAATGCAATAACTTTTGAAGGAGATATCTTTAATATAAAACATCCGATTATGTAAGCAAAAGAAATGGCTAGCAATCCGATATTGATCTTTGCTTTACGTCCAATTACAATTGACAATACTAAAGCTATACCTATAATTAAGCTAATCATTGATTACACCCACTTTCACTGCAACTATACATTTAAAGATTTCTATTTTGTACATAATACCACTCCTAATTAAAAATATATTTGTTTTAATTTGTATCATACTTGTACTACATTGGTATTTTTTTCTGTTAAAATGTTTTTATGAGACATATATTTCACTCCTGTTGTTAAAATTGTTGTAGTAAGTAATTTATACAACAAAAGTGAGGTTTGTCTCTATTTTTCTTATAATTTTTTCAATTGTAAATATATGTTATCAAATTTTCTCAACTATAGAAATATAATTAAACCTATTTTTATATAAAAGTATTGCTAATAAATCGGTTACTGTTAATGTTTACATTATTCTTAAAAAAAATTCAATATGGTCCAGTATAATACTTTTTCAATCAGATTGGATCTAAAATCCAACCTGATTTTTACATATTATAAATATATACTTAGGCTAAATTATTTTACCTGTTTGATAACATCGATAATAGTACCATCTCTGTATTCAACTACACCAACAATCTTGTCACCATATTCAATTGCCTTAGGTTTTCCTGTAATTTCTTCTGCCTTTTCTCTTAACTCTTCTATAGTACATACTGGAAGCTTTGCTTTCTTAAATTTTTCAAGTAAATCTTTTCTAAGAGGATTTACTGCTATTCCCCTGTCTGTAACTACTACATCTACTGTTTCTCCTGGAGTTATTACAGTATTTACTTTCTTCACAACAGTAGGTATTCTACCTCTAATAAGCGGACAAACTATCATAGAAAGTTTTGCTCCTGCTGCAGTATCACAGTGTCCTCCTGATGCTCCCCTAATTACTCCATCTGAACCTGTAATTACATTGACATTGAAGTCTGTATCTACTTCCAGTGCACTTAATATAACTATATCCAATTTATTAGAAATACATCCATTATTATGTGGATTAGCATATAGGGATGAACTTATTTCATAATGATCTGGGTTTTCTCCTATGGATTTTGCTGCTATTAAGTCAAAGCTCTGTACATCACAGATTTTTGAAATAAGACCCTCTTTTTGCATTTCTACAAACTGGCCTGTAATTCCACCTAATGCAAAACTAGCTTTAATATCTTTTTCAATCATCTTTTCCCTTAAAAATCTTGCTACTGCAAGGGATGCTCCACCGGAACCACTCTGGATTGAAAATCCTGGTACAAAATATCCTGAAGCTTCAATTGCTTCTGCTGCATACTGTGCAATCAAAAGTTCTCTTGGGTTCTTTGTATATCTTGTTGCACCGGATGCTATTCCCTTAGGATCTCCAATTGCATCTACCTTAACTACATAATCTACATTGTTTTGTTCTATACTTGCAGGTACATTTGGATATGGTACCAAATTGTCTGTAATAAGTACTACTTTATCTGCATATTCTGCGTCTATTTTAGCGTATCCTAGTGAACCACAAAAGGATTTTCCTGTATATCCATTGGCATTTCCATAGTCGTCACAGCTAGGTGCACCTAAAAATGCCACGTCTATTTTTAAATCTCCTGCTTCTATAGCTCTCGCTCTTCCACCATGGGAACGTATTATAATAGGTGTATCTAAAATTCCATTTGATATAGCTTCTGCAAGTGGTCCTCTAACACCACTAGTTATGATTTTAGTAACAACACCATTTTTTATGTGTTCAATTACTGGTTCATGGACACTGCTTAAAGAACTTGGTGCTAAAGTTAAGTTTTTTATTCCCATTTCGGCTATGACGTCCAGCACCATGTTTAATATGTAATCTCCTGCTCTAAAGTGGTGGTGAAATGATATTGTCATACCATCCTTTAATCCTGTCTTTATTACAGCTTCTTTTATACTCTCAAGTAATTTACTTTCTCCAGGTTTTATACTGGATATTTTTCTTGCAAATTTTTTCTTTGTTGGTTTGAAATCAAATGGTCCCCCATAAGGTACCAGCTTTCCAATTCCTTCTATGTAATCCGGTATTTCTCTTCCTATTTTATTCTTAGTCAATGTCTTCTCCTCCTTCACTTACGCATATACCTGAAGCTTCTGCTAACATCAAAGCTCTTTGTGCACGTTCTATAATAGGTTTATCTACCATTTTTCCATTTAGTGAAACTACTCCAGATCCTTTTTCTGCAGCATCTTTTGCAGCTCTTATAACACGAACGGATTTATCTATTTCTTTTTGTGAAGGTGTATATATCTTATGGACAGGAGCAATTTGTCTTGGGTTTATTACGGACTTTCCGTCAAATCCTAACTGCTTTATAATCTTTACTTCATTTATAAATCCTTCTTCATTGTTTACATCAGAAAATACTGTGTCAAAGGCATATATTCCTGCTGCTCTGGCAGCTAATAATACATGGCTTCTTCCTGCAAGAAGTTCTATTCCATCTAAAGAACGGGTTGTCTTTAAATTAGTAACATAGTCTTCTGCCCCTATTGCTATTCCCATAAGTCTCTTGCTTGCTGTAGCTATTTCATAGGCATTCATAACTCCTATAGCACTTTCAACAGCTGCCATAATTTTTGTCTTTCCAACAGGTATTCCTGATTGTTTTTCAATTCTTTCTATTTCCTTTTCTACATCTATAACATCTTGTGCACATTCTGTCTTTGGAAGTCTTATAACATCAGGTTGTGCCCTTACTATTGCCTCTAAATCTTCCATTCCAAAAGGTGTATCAAGTCCATTTATTCTTACTACTGTTTCTGTGCCTTCATAATCTATGGATTTTAGTGCATTGTATACTAAGAATCTAGCTGTATCCTTTTCATTTAGGGATACTGAATCTTCTAAATCAAACATTAGAGAATCTGCTCCATATATATGTGCATCCTTAACCATTCCTGGATTGTTTCCCGGTACATACATCATTGTTCTTCTTAACTTGTACATTACTTTTCCACCTCCCAGTTGAATTTTGTTTCTTCTGCTGCCCTCATAACTGCAGCTTGTACCCTTGCTTTTATAACACAATCTAAGGCTCCTTTGTCATTGGCACCTACAATGGCACTTTTTACATCTAGTTCTTCTAAAGTGTCCATTATAACTTTTTTTATCTTGTCTCCAAATTGTTTTTCCACGGAACTTTTTAATTTTATAGCCACCTCATTCTCCGGATTAGGCTGTACTGATATTGTAATATCGCTGGACTCAAATGTTCCTGCTATAGCAGCTTTTTTTATTTCCATAAGTGAACCTCCTATATTAAATCTCTTTTATTTTGAATTTTATTAATTATTGGTATTGCCTCTTTTGAACACAAAAATCTGTAGGTAGTGTCCGGTACTAGATCTTTTACCTGTGAAAGTTTCTTCTCTTTTATGAGATTTCTTACCTTTGATGCACTAATAGCTTCTTCATTTGTACTAAACCTTGGAATTTCCATAATTTCTACGCCAGAATGGGGAAGCATTTCTTTCATCACATTATTGTAAGTTCTAGTAACATCACAAAAGGGCTCCTTTCCTACATATCTTCTAGTAATACCTAACGCAGGTACTATGTATTTAGTGAAGATTTCTATATCCAGCAACGATTGCAGCCTGGCTACCTCATTCTGCTTTTTTATAAAATAGGATGGAAAAGTTGCACTTGATATTACATAATCTTCACCTTTATGAAATACTACATTGTTTAAATGCTGTACTCCCTTTCTTGCTAGTTCATACCTTATACCAGATGGAAAAACTGATTTGTTCTCCCATACTATAAATACATGAACTACATCGCTTTCTCTAGAAGCCTTTTCAATCAAGTACTTATGACCTAAGGTAAAAGGATTGCAGTTCATGACAAGAGCTGAAACTACTCTTCCATCTAACTTCTTCTTTTTTAACTTTTCTATAAACTTATATATACCTAAAGGATCATTTTCCAGCAAAAGAACTTTGTCCATAACCTTGGCCACTTTATAAAATCCCATATCACTGAACATTTTATAGTTCTTAGGCTTTGTGTAAATAAAAAGGTGGCTGTTTCCACGTCTGTATTCTTCTGCTACCAGTTCAGATATTATTTTGTTCGAGATTCCCATGTTCCTACAGCTGTCATCTACAGCTATACATTTTAAAATTCTATCTTCAAAGGAACCTGTAGCAATTATTTTATCTTCTTCATATATTGCTATTGTGTATTCTACATTTTTATCAAATCTTAATCCCTGTTTTAAAAGGAATTGTTCTACTTCCTGCAGTCTTCTAAAATCTCTTTTATCTATTATTTCTTCTTGTAAACTAAGGTATTCCACTTCAGCCACCTCCCACACTAAGCCAACAACAAATACATCCTTATGCTGTAAATTTATTATTTTTTTGTGCTACATCCATAACTGCTTTGGAAACTGCATCACAAACATTTCTATTAAATACACTTGGTATTATATATTCTTCATTCAATTCATCTTTCTTTACTAAATTTGCAAGTCCTTTAGCTGCTGCAATTTTCATTTCATCACATATTTCCTTAGCTCTTACACTTAAAGCTCCCTTAAAAATTCCCGGGAAAACTAAAACATTGTTTATTTGATTTGGAAAATCTGACCTTCCTGTTGCTATAACTTTAGCTCCTGCTTTTTTTGCTTCCTCAGGCATTATTTCAGGTGTTGGGTTGGCTAATGCAAAAATTATACTATCTTTGTTCATACCTTCTACCATTTCACCAGTTACTACATTTCCAGCAGAAACACCTATAAAAACATCTGCATTCTTCATTGCATCTTTTAATGTTCCCTTTGCTAAGCCTCTATTTGTTACCTTTGCTATTTGTTTCTGAGGTTCGTTTAAGCAATTATCTCCTTCGTAAACTATACCGTTTATGTCACAAAGTACTATGTTTTTTACTCCTGCTGAAATCAAAAGCTTAGCTGTTGCAATACCTGAAGCACCAGCACCGTTTATAACAACTTTTATATCACTAATATCTTTATTTACTATTTTCAAAGCATTGTACAGGCCTGCTAACACTGCAATAGCAGTACCATGCTGGTCATCATGATATATTGGTATATCTAATTCTTCTTTTAACTTATCTTCAATATAGAAACATTCAGGTGCTTTTATATCTTCAAGATGTATTCCTCCAAATCCCGGTGCAATGTTTTTAATAGTATTTACTATATCATCAGGATCTGTAGAATCTACACATATTGGTATTGCATTTACATTTGCAAATCTTTTAAGTAACAATGCTTTTCCTTCAACTACAGGAAGTCCTGCTGCTGGTCCTATATTTCCAAGTCCTAGTACTGCAGTTCCATTTGTAACTACAGCTACTGTCTTTCCCTTTATTGTATACTCATATGCCTTTTCTTCATCCTTGGCAATTTCCAGACATGGACCTGCTACACCTGGTGTATAAGCTACTGCCAAATCATCACCGTTTCTCAATGGCATTGTTCCAACGATTTCTATAGTACCGTGTTTTTCTCTATGTAATTTTAAGGATTTTTCTTTTACATTCATAACCATACTTTTTTAGTTAGGCTCAAGAATAAACCTAACCATGCCTCCTTTTTATATTAAACTTATAATAAATGCTAAATTAAATTATTTATAACAATATCCCTTATGGTTTTTAATTTAATCTCTTTCTTAATTCATTAATATAATAGCAAACTTATTTAGTTTTGTCAAAACATTTGTAATAAAACTAAACATTTATTTAAATAAATTCTTGCATTTTTCTTCTTATAATCGTATTCAAGCTTTAAAATAGTCCTATATTCTTATTTTTAGAAATATTTCTTTCAACAAATGTTAAGTATATTAACATTTATAAATATGTGTCTTAACATTAAATTTCAGTATGGAAGTAATAAAATTACTCCTATTTTTATAAAAAATTTATATAAAAATAAATAAGGTAGCTACATAAAATATAAGCTTATGCAGCTACCTTATCACTTACTTCTATAAACTTTTCATATATTCTTCTACTAAATATAAAAACACAGTTACTCCTAATAAATCTGCGCTTCCTCCTGGGCTTACGTTTTTCTCTATGAACCCATTACAGAGATCATTTATTTTTTTTCTTCCTTCACTAGTCCTCATTCCTCCAGCTGAAAGTACTTTCCTAGCTTTTTCTTTAACTTCCTCTAAAACTTCAGGCGAATGCCTGTATATTATAGTTGAATCATCACAAATTTGCATTATTCCAATAAGAGTATGTACCAATCTGTCATTAGTATTTAAATCCGCATTTTCCTTATAAAAGTCCAGGGAAAAATCAAAAACTGTAGGTAATCCCCTCTCTACTTCTCCCCGTACACCTTCTGTCCTATATTTAATAAATAATCTTTCACCATGACTTAAATCTTTTTTATCTTTTAAAGTAAAAAGTTCCTTTGAAACTATGCCCTTTGTCATTTGCTTTATAATACTTCTAATTTCGCTAAATCTCTTTCCCTCATAAATGACCTTTCCTACAGCTGCGCAGGTAACACCCATCAAAAATAGCATTCCCTTATGGGTATTAACTCCCTTTGTCTTAATAAACATATCTTTTTCTGCTTCTATTCCTAAATTTCTAATACTATTAAATAGTTCTTTATAGGATTTATCTGAAAATCCTTCTTGAACAAACATAGTCATATATCTACTTAAAACAGAAGTACTGTCTATAAAAGTAAAAAAGTCCATATCCTTATGAGCACCACAGGATACAGGTGACACCAGGCCAGGACTGGGATAACAAGAAACTTCATAAATCATAGCTTGTACTGCGAAACCTCCAATTATCATAGAAATTTCGTTTATCTGAAACATCTTCTCATTTTTCATATTGTTTTCTCCATATATTATTTTTATTCTATAAAATACGACACATATTTTATCATAGTTACAGGCAAAATGCTATAGAAGATAACTTATATAGAGTTTCTAGATTGAAAGTTAACTTATACAATATCATATAATGACAAATTTCACCACAATAAAAACTTTTGACAAGTCTAAAGCTCGGTATTTTGAAAATCTAAGGATCTTAGCTAAACTCGTGTCTCAGACATATCAAAGCTCCTAAGATTTTCTAAAATACCTCGCTAAGACTTATGGAAAAGTTTTTAAATGTGCTTTCAATTTTGTCATTATATTTTATGTATAAGTTTAAATTTCAATCAGAAACTCTTGTATAGATAGTTAACTCTACAATTAAACTTTACGATCTATATATATGTATTCTAACTTAAAAATCAACTTATACGCAGACATATTTTTACAATAATGAAGTTCTTTTAAATATTTTGTATATAAGTCTTAAGAAAAAATTCGTAAAAACTTAGAACTTTTGAATTGTCTGAGGTACGAGTTTTCAAAAGTTCTTAGTTTTTTTAGAATTTTTTACTTAGACTTATCAAAATATTTAACGAACTGAAGGTTGTAAAAAATATTCGGAGTATAAGTTGATTTTTTGTTTAGAAAATCTCCTTTTATTTATTGCTATCCAGAATATTTACATAAAGATCTTCTGGTTTTATATCTTTCTTTAGAAGACCTTGTTTTTTTAACCAATCTATATTGTTCTGCCAAACACTTTTATCCTGACTCAAAAAAGGCTCACCATTTGACTCCATCTTAGGAAGAAGTATATTC contains:
- the recQ gene encoding DNA helicase RecQ, whose product is MLSSALEILHKYYGYSDFRKDQGKVIESILKGKDTLAVMPTGGGKSICYQIPAVLFKGVTVVISPLISLMKDQVDNIKDLGIGAAYINSSISHQDILHICESLIAGNIKMLYVAPERLESSEFCQIIKSIEVSQIAVDEAHCVSQWGHDFRTSYTYIWKFIESFSKRPVVTAFTATATKEVREDIVNQIKLNKPEVFISGFDRENLKIGCLKIGNRLGYMLKYIKTNEEQSGIVYAATRKEVDSIYERLKENNIAVARYHAGLSDKERKNNQEDFVYDRVNVIVATNAFGMGIDKSNVRYVIHYNMPKNIESYYQEIGRAGRDGEKSDCILMFAPQDVITQKYLIETSIQSPERRLNEYKKLQQMIDFVHYNGCLRKYILNYFGEQVDYEECGNCSNCVSEGEYVDKTIDCQKVLSCIYRMKREFGVNMIVDVLRGSSQRKVIQYGFDKLSTHGIMKNYSKEELSNFINTLIAHGYISLKEGEYPTVILNPRSIKVLKGEEKVTLKEIVKAKKITLNNDLFEILRVLRREIAGEESIPPYLIFPDTTLKELSSRCPINFEQMMDVSGVGQLKLKKYGERFLEAIKNYMDESKIKPQWIFKNELKNDKNVKEGKNLKLKTHEITAEMIKEHKDLEQIAKDRQITVSTVLSHITKYAEEKGVLDLNINFGGIFTDEEENQILKVTKKIGISKLKPIKEKLSEDISYDKIKAVILKDYILLDKNA
- the citX gene encoding citrate lyase holo-[acyl-carrier protein] synthase, with translation MKNASNILDEILKAKEKRAQIQKELLNIFKTTLISFTLNIPGAEKNNESFAKLHKKGICLLEEELKENNIDILHKMLNSSAAGDEAFLNVDADAISVKKITVSIEENHELGRIFDFDVFTKAGKQISRTDLGVSERKCLLCGENAKVCGRSRRHSVEDLLNKIYLLMDKFL
- a CDS encoding 2-hydroxycarboxylate transporter family protein, coding for MLKVMLLGWLSTAISIAYTIINIGEVRPELSGNGQLLKSDDDDILKYAKKKKDGPVELSTMIVAGILALTLYLFGVYINSVIGLPAPIVMLLAAVISKALGIIPKSIEEGGHAIFRFTVTGITVPLLLGVGVAMTPWKNLVAVITNPACLVTIFCTVLTVVVVEFFVGKMLNMNPVESAMVTSCNSGQGGTGDVAILTAGNRLELMPFAQVATRLGGAATVTWAIFLMRMLH
- a CDS encoding SLC13 family permease, producing the protein MISLIIGIALVLSIVIGRKAKINIGLLAISFAYIIGCFILKISPSKVIALWPMSIFFVILAISLFFSFAIVNGTLGTLAGNLLYRFRSAPLVFPIAIFFISVLIAALGAGYYTVMVIMAPIALIACKKIKINPLVGALCADCGGQVGSNFMIGLNGVIYRNLITSEGFSSNLAFVASVSIFVVYLVMTCLIIMLLMHLSNKKRKQASGGNIEILETMDIQKSKPFDKKQKTNLILIFIFVIILLIPPILHLVVPSSGSITFINSSVDVGLIAIIFTVIAFVLHLGDEKSVIAKVPWNTLIMISGMGMLVAVAVKAGTVKLLANWVGTSIPVFLVPIALCLVAAILNMFGGSFVGVVAPALFPIIASVSHITGLNPILLYTCMTIGGLATGISPFSAGGAMVLGFTPEKERDSMFSKEFFVGLPVCVGTAVVTSIIYFIIMH
- the citF gene encoding citrate lyase subunit alpha produces the protein MTKNKIGREIPDYIEGIGKLVPYGGPFDFKPTKKKFARKISSIKPGESKLLESIKEAVIKTGLKDGMTISFHHHFRAGDYILNMVLDVIAEMGIKNLTLAPSSLSSVHEPVIEHIKNGVVTKIITSGVRGPLAEAISNGILDTPIIIRSHGGRARAIEAGDLKIDVAFLGAPSCDDYGNANGYTGKSFCGSLGYAKIDAEYADKVVLITDNLVPYPNVPASIEQNNVDYVVKVDAIGDPKGIASGATRYTKNPRELLIAQYAAEAIEASGYFVPGFSIQSGSGGASLAVARFLREKMIEKDIKASFALGGITGQFVEMQKEGLISKICDVQSFDLIAAKSIGENPDHYEISSSLYANPHNNGCISNKLDIVILSALEVDTDFNVNVITGSDGVIRGASGGHCDTAAGAKLSMIVCPLIRGRIPTVVKKVNTVITPGETVDVVVTDRGIAVNPLRKDLLEKFKKAKLPVCTIEELREKAEEITGKPKAIEYGDKIVGVVEYRDGTIIDVIKQVK
- the citE gene encoding citrate (pro-3S)-lyase subunit beta, with product MYKLRRTMMYVPGNNPGMVKDAHIYGADSLMFDLEDSVSLNEKDTARFLVYNALKSIDYEGTETVVRINGLDTPFGMEDLEAIVRAQPDVIRLPKTECAQDVIDVEKEIERIEKQSGIPVGKTKIMAAVESAIGVMNAYEIATASKRLMGIAIGAEDYVTNLKTTRSLDGIELLAGRSHVLLAARAAGIYAFDTVFSDVNNEEGFINEVKIIKQLGFDGKSVINPRQIAPVHKIYTPSQKEIDKSVRVIRAAKDAAEKGSGVVSLNGKMVDKPIIERAQRALMLAEASGICVSEGGEDID